One window of the Anopheles cruzii chromosome 2, idAnoCruzAS_RS32_06, whole genome shotgun sequence genome contains the following:
- the LOC128267651 gene encoding leukocyte elastase inhibitor-like, with protein MVFIALLSSGVVIDSVPDPLDDEAVVRANRKFSVEHFKACFDAQENTLVSPYHIRLVLSALYPFAGAAVQEDFRVAFGLPEDPQAVADQQRRLAEELNIPGHPFRAVPFLVAEQTLPLAVQFGNQIRNGTAFEAVDLTDDVPSAAAVNAYYQRARIELDDLITEGDVFSLEPHFKFMAFSGVSLMGPLPGVSFLARDTKPGPFRFVNVPTRQVPIMSTKAAVRYGHHHELRCAVVELPLGADSGLALQLLLPDGGSELETLVTGLNVDRLKEIEDGLRSLVAEVRLPRFMVREKTNVKTILAKLGYGGVFEINDLNVFLVGGRARLDGFFQHCYLAVEERGATETTVAATEALHDPPEVVFNANRPFLFLLRRVQDGNVLMVGHFSKYIDPDEQF; from the exons ATGGTGTTTATCGCGCTCCTGTCCAGCGGTGTGGTCATTGATTCCGTGCCAG ACCCGCTGGACGATGAAGCGGTGGTCCGTGCGAATCGCAAATTTTCGGTCGAACATTTCAAA GCCTGCTTCGATGCGCAGGAAAACACCCTCGTGTCACCGTACCACATCCGGTTGGTCCTGTCCGCGCTCTATCCCTTCGCTGGTGCCGCGGTGCAGGAGGATTTCCGGGTGGCGTTCGGACTGCCGGAGGACCCGCAGGCAGTCGCCGATCAGCAGCGCCGCCTGGCGGAAGAACTCAACATCCCCGGTCACCCTTTCCGGGCCGTACCGTTTCTGGTGGCCGAGCAAACACTTCCACTCGCGGTGCAGTTCGGGAACCAGATCCGCAACGGAACCGCCTTCGAGGCGGTCGACCTCACAGATGACGTTCCGTCAGCGGCCGCCGTCAACGCATACTACCAGCGAGCGAGAATCGAACTGGATGATCTTATCACCGAGGGGGACGTCTTCTCGTTGGAACCACACTTCAAATTTATGGCCTTCAGCGGAGTGTCCCTAATGGGCCCGTTACCGGGCGTTAGCTTCCTGGCGCGCGACACCAAACCCGGCCCGTTTCGGTTCGTGAACGTTCCCACCCGGCAGGTGCCGATAATGTCCACCAAGGCAGCGGTTCGGTACGGCCACCATCACGAGCTGCGGTGTGCCGTTGTCGAACTGCCGCTCGGTGCTGACAGTGGACTGGCACTGCAGCTGCTCCTTCCGGACGGGGGCAGCGAGTTGGAAACGCTAGTGACCGGCCTGAACGTGGACCGGCTCAAAGAAATCGAAGACGGGCTGCGGAGCTTGGTGGCGGAAGTGAGGCTGCCCAGATTCATGGTCCGCGAGAAAACGAACGTCAAAACGATCCTCGCCAAACTCGGCTACGGCGGAGTGTTTGAGATCAACGATTTAAACGTGTTCCTAGTCGGTGGCCGTGCACGGTTAGACGGGTTCTTCCAGCACTGCTACCTCGCCGTCGAGGAGCGGGGAGCGACGGaaacgacggtggcggccacggaGGCGCTGCACGatccaccggaagtggtgttTAACGCGAACCggccatttttgtttctgctgCGCCGGGTGCAGGACGGAAACGTGCTAATGGTGGGACACTTTTCGAAATACATTGATCCCGACGAACAGTTTTGA